From the genome of Bacteroidales bacterium, one region includes:
- the udk gene encoding uridine kinase: protein MLVIGIAGGSGSGKTSVVNKILGSFPKGAVIVVSQDSYYKDNGHLSPEERTKINFDHPSSIEFGLLIKHLDMLKKGKYIEMPIYSYVTCSRAKETIPVHPKRVIIVEGILIFSNKKLLERFNIKVFVDADADERLMRIIRRDMEERGRSLSDVLAHYEKWVKPMHFQFIEPTKRYADIVVPQGGANHVAIDILSSKIKMKLSQ from the coding sequence ATGTTAGTTATTGGCATTGCGGGAGGTTCGGGATCGGGCAAAACAAGCGTGGTTAATAAAATTTTGGGTAGTTTTCCTAAGGGCGCTGTTATTGTTGTTTCCCAGGATTCTTATTACAAAGACAACGGGCATTTATCCCCTGAAGAAAGAACAAAAATTAATTTTGACCATCCCTCTTCAATAGAATTCGGGTTGCTTATTAAGCATCTTGACATGCTCAAAAAGGGCAAATACATTGAAATGCCCATATACTCTTATGTAACTTGTTCAAGGGCAAAAGAAACTATTCCTGTCCATCCTAAAAGAGTTATTATTGTGGAGGGCATATTAATCTTCTCAAACAAAAAATTACTTGAACGTTTTAACATAAAAGTGTTTGTTGATGCTGATGCAGACGAACGTTTGATGCGTATTATACGCCGCGATATGGAAGAACGAGGGCGCTCTCTTTCTGATGTACTGGCACATTATGAGAAGTGGGTAAAGCCCATGCATTTTCAGTTTATAGAGCCCACAAAACGTTATGCAGATATTGTGGTACCTCAGGGAGGAGCTAATCATGTTGCTATTGATATTCTCTCGTCGAAAATAAAAATGAAATTATCTCAATAG
- a CDS encoding bifunctional 3-deoxy-7-phosphoheptulonate synthase/chorismate mutase: MILHLNKNIKAEKLHKLTEKYQAIVLKSDKFNILITPSAIKQTEKTDEEYIVEKFIFDSDIQLASKKYISEKRKIKIGDNYIGGNTGNVLITIGPCAVESEKQITQTAELINKIGLRTLRAGCFKPRTSPYTFQGMGVAGLKLLDKIRKKYNFTIVTEVRDSSHADDVIAYADVIQIGAKSMYDHGILRKCGKTQKPVLLKRGFGTTLQEFVQASEFILSGGNPNVILCERGIRTFETKTRFTLDLCGVAYLKENTNLPIILDPSHAMGYAYGVSDLARACMAMDIEGLLIEVHPNPSVALSDASQQLDHEQFVQLFNTLKPIAKAINRKII, encoded by the coding sequence ATGATACTCCATCTTAACAAAAATATTAAAGCCGAAAAACTTCACAAGCTAACTGAAAAATATCAGGCCATTGTTTTAAAAAGTGACAAATTCAATATTCTAATTACCCCTTCGGCAATTAAACAAACAGAAAAAACAGACGAAGAATATATTGTCGAAAAATTTATTTTTGATTCCGACATTCAACTGGCCAGCAAAAAATACATATCTGAAAAAAGAAAAATTAAAATCGGAGATAATTATATTGGCGGAAATACAGGTAATGTGTTAATTACCATTGGCCCTTGTGCTGTTGAATCTGAAAAGCAAATAACACAGACTGCAGAGCTTATAAACAAAATTGGTTTACGAACTTTGCGGGCCGGCTGTTTCAAACCAAGAACGTCTCCCTATACCTTTCAGGGAATGGGCGTTGCAGGATTAAAATTACTTGACAAAATCCGCAAGAAATATAATTTTACAATTGTTACCGAAGTGCGCGATTCGTCACATGCAGATGATGTTATTGCTTATGCCGACGTGATACAGATTGGCGCCAAATCAATGTATGACCACGGTATTCTAAGAAAATGCGGGAAAACTCAAAAACCTGTTTTACTAAAACGTGGTTTCGGTACTACACTGCAAGAATTTGTGCAGGCATCAGAATTTATTTTATCCGGTGGAAACCCCAATGTTATTCTTTGTGAAAGAGGCATACGAACATTTGAAACAAAAACACGCTTTACCCTTGACCTGTGTGGAGTTGCTTATCTAAAAGAAAACACAAATTTGCCGATAATACTTGACCCGAGTCACGCCATGGGATATGCTTATGGTGTTTCCGACCTGGCACGCGCATGTATGGCCATGGATATAGAAGGCCTTTTAATAGAAGTTCATCCCAACCCGTCTGTTGCGCTTTCTGACGCTTCCCAGCAATTAGATCACGAACAATTTGTTCAATTGTTTAACACGCTAAAGCCTATTGCCAAAGCAATAAACCGTAAAATAATATGA
- the trmB gene encoding tRNA (guanosine(46)-N7)-methyltransferase TrmB: MGKNKLQRFAETTTFKNFVQPEKYFFTEDFYFKGNWCSNFFKNNNALYLELGCGKGEYTVGLARIHPYNNYLGVDIKGARMWRGAKTALNENIENAGFLRIRINQISRFFAKGEVNGIWITFPDPQPKQAKAGKRLTSPEFLEEYKKFLKPGAIIHLKTDNLPLFDYTLEIIEQHHHKLLMKTYDLYSESIDNEAKNIQTFYEKMFLAEDKKICYLQFCLSPDEKK, from the coding sequence GTGGGAAAAAATAAATTGCAGCGATTTGCTGAAACAACAACTTTCAAAAATTTCGTACAACCGGAAAAATATTTTTTTACTGAGGATTTTTATTTTAAAGGCAATTGGTGTTCGAATTTTTTTAAAAACAACAACGCTCTTTATCTTGAGTTAGGATGTGGCAAGGGAGAATATACCGTGGGACTGGCACGTATTCATCCGTATAATAATTATCTTGGTGTTGATATCAAAGGCGCCCGAATGTGGAGGGGGGCAAAAACAGCACTGAATGAAAACATTGAAAATGCTGGCTTTTTGCGTATCAGAATAAATCAGATTTCCCGTTTTTTCGCAAAAGGCGAGGTGAACGGAATTTGGATTACATTTCCAGACCCTCAGCCGAAACAGGCAAAAGCTGGCAAACGCCTTACCAGCCCCGAATTTCTGGAAGAATATAAAAAATTTCTGAAGCCCGGAGCAATTATACATTTGAAAACAGACAACCTGCCTCTTTTTGATTACACGCTTGAAATAATTGAACAGCATCATCATAAGTTGCTGATGAAAACTTACGACCTTTATTCAGAGAGTATAGACAATGAAGCAAAAAACATACAGACATTTTACGAGAAAATGTTTCTTGCTGAAGATAAAAAAATTTGTTATTTGCAATTTTGCTTAAGTCCGGATGAAAAAAAATAA
- a CDS encoding HAD-IIIA family hydrolase: protein MSGHRKISAAEWANITGITEKKIKEFLSKKSFPDAEQLVKIANHLKYPIHRLLTEDIAKSEHINNTFVLKFLVLDIDGVMTDGGIIYTEKGDEIKKFNAKDGLAIISLINAGCKVGFLSSGFRENIIRNRAKTLGVHKIYIGTWKKLEVLEKWCKELNISLKNVAYIGDDLNDIAVIEKVGLSACPADAAEVVKEKATIVLSLCGGQGCVREFADTYLSSNIKTPF, encoded by the coding sequence TTGTCAGGACACAGAAAAATAAGTGCTGCAGAATGGGCAAATATCACAGGTATTACTGAAAAAAAAATTAAAGAATTTCTTTCAAAAAAAAGTTTTCCTGACGCGGAACAACTTGTAAAAATAGCAAATCATCTTAAGTATCCCATACACAGATTACTTACTGAAGATATAGCAAAATCGGAACACATAAATAACACATTTGTTTTAAAGTTTCTGGTACTTGATATTGATGGTGTTATGACCGACGGAGGAATCATATATACAGAGAAGGGAGATGAAATTAAAAAATTTAATGCTAAAGACGGACTTGCAATAATCAGTCTTATAAATGCAGGGTGTAAGGTGGGTTTTTTAAGTTCGGGTTTCAGGGAAAATATTATACGTAACCGCGCCAAAACACTTGGTGTTCATAAAATATATATTGGAACCTGGAAAAAACTCGAAGTACTTGAAAAGTGGTGTAAAGAATTAAATATTTCTTTAAAAAATGTTGCATATATTGGTGATGACCTTAACGATATTGCTGTCATTGAAAAAGTTGGACTTTCAGCTTGCCCGGCGGATGCAGCAGAAGTAGTAAAAGAAAAAGCAACTATTGTTTTATCGCTTTGTGGCGGCCAGGGATGTGTGCGTGAATTCGCCGACACATATCTGTCATCCAACATTAAGACACCTTTTTGA
- a CDS encoding GIY-YIG nuclease family protein produces MEGFLYILFSKKLNKYYIGSTNDVLRCLYEHNIGHSNFTKTGIPWVVVLSLKFASLAKARNEERRIKKCKNRRYIENYIKFHVEHPDTYVSGGSGVPCLPEARRQGVP; encoded by the coding sequence ATGGAAGGGTTCCTTTATATTCTTTTCAGCAAAAAACTTAACAAGTATTATATCGGCTCCACAAACGATGTTCTAAGATGTCTATACGAGCACAATATCGGGCATTCCAATTTTACCAAAACAGGTATTCCTTGGGTTGTTGTTCTTTCTTTGAAATTTGCTTCTCTTGCTAAGGCAAGAAATGAAGAACGCCGAATAAAAAAGTGCAAAAACAGGAGGTACATTGAAAACTACATCAAATTCCACGTAGAGCATCCCGACACTTACGTGTCGGGAGGGTCGGGGGTTCCCTGCCTGCCGGAGGCACGCAGGCAGGGAGTCCCCTGA
- a CDS encoding transglycosylase SLT domain-containing protein: MFEAIIKKFKYTFLFLISVVVVGNASAQVHDTLFIEDNPIVVQLDSLATSIFYKNSNFTTDVVKLNKYGYAADYIPIFNDSIYRNRISDMGINSPFEYVYNQQVRNYIDLYSIKKRKLVSRMLGLAEIYFPLFEEQLDKHNVPLELKYLAIIESALNPIAKSRAGASGLWQFMLTTGKLYGLKVTSYVDDRCDPYKATVAACEHLRDLYNIYHDWAIVLAAYNAGAGNINRAIRTANLDTSERVTYWKIQKFLPKETQNYVPAFIGASYVMTYATEHNLYPIQPPIMHCDIDTITVTKNYNINQIASYLCLPDENIKFLNPAYKKGVIPATKENPYVLCLPREYIDEFMNNEFAIYNYKSLQETEYQVQLNKMSETKTAPSPVISSMSGQNTQTAVKTQNNTPTNTVSQPKPNTSVSNTSKYIYHTVQRGDSLWSIANRYKGVSVEDIRKLNNLAPQNIIHPGQKLKINIKG; this comes from the coding sequence ATGTTCGAAGCAATAATAAAAAAGTTTAAATATACATTCTTATTCTTGATAAGTGTTGTTGTTGTCGGTAACGCCTCGGCTCAAGTACATGATACCTTATTTATCGAAGACAATCCGATTGTTGTACAACTTGACAGTCTTGCGACTTCAATATTTTACAAAAATTCAAATTTTACAACTGATGTAGTTAAATTAAACAAATACGGTTATGCGGCGGACTATATTCCGATTTTTAATGACAGTATTTACCGCAACCGTATATCAGATATGGGAATTAATTCGCCTTTTGAATATGTTTACAACCAGCAAGTACGAAATTATATTGATTTATATTCCATTAAAAAACGCAAACTTGTTTCCCGCATGCTTGGTCTTGCTGAAATATATTTTCCGCTTTTTGAAGAACAACTCGATAAACATAATGTTCCGCTTGAATTAAAATATCTGGCTATTATTGAATCGGCATTAAATCCTATTGCAAAATCAAGGGCGGGGGCCAGCGGATTATGGCAATTTATGCTTACTACCGGCAAATTATACGGTTTAAAAGTAACATCTTATGTTGATGACCGTTGCGATCCATATAAAGCCACTGTTGCTGCTTGTGAGCATTTGCGAGATTTGTATAATATTTATCACGACTGGGCTATAGTGTTGGCTGCATATAATGCCGGCGCAGGAAATATTAACAGGGCGATACGTACGGCGAATCTTGATACCAGTGAACGGGTTACTTATTGGAAAATCCAGAAATTTTTACCAAAAGAAACACAAAATTACGTACCTGCTTTTATAGGAGCTTCTTATGTTATGACGTATGCCACCGAACATAATCTTTACCCGATTCAACCCCCCATTATGCACTGTGACATTGATACCATAACTGTCACTAAAAATTATAACATCAACCAGATAGCATCCTATTTGTGTTTGCCTGATGAAAACATAAAATTTCTTAATCCTGCATATAAAAAAGGTGTTATACCCGCCACGAAAGAAAATCCTTATGTGCTATGTTTGCCACGGGAATATATTGATGAATTTATGAACAATGAGTTCGCCATTTACAATTACAAATCTTTACAGGAAACTGAATATCAAGTTCAGCTTAATAAAATGTCAGAAACTAAAACCGCTCCTAGTCCCGTAATTTCCAGTATGTCGGGACAAAATACACAAACTGCCGTAAAAACACAAAACAACACACCCACAAATACTGTTTCACAGCCAAAACCAAACACCTCTGTCTCAAACACATCAAAATATATTTATCACACAGTACAAAGAGGTGATAGTTTGTGGAGTATTGCCAACAGGTATAAAGGAGTATCAGTTGAAGATATAAGAAAACTAAACAACCTTGCTCCTCAAAACATTATCCATCCGGGACAAAAATTAAAAATCAACATAAAGGGTTAA
- a CDS encoding GIY-YIG nuclease family protein, giving the protein MEGFLYILFSKKLNKYYIGSTNDILRRLYEHNIGHSNFTKTGIPWVVVLSLKFASLAKARNEERRIKKCKNRRYIENYIKFHVEHPDT; this is encoded by the coding sequence ATGGAAGGGTTCCTTTATATTCTTTTCAGCAAAAAACTTAACAAGTATTATATCGGCTCCACAAACGATATTCTAAGACGTCTATACGAGCACAATATCGGGCATTCTAATTTTACCAAAACAGGTATTCCTTGGGTTGTTGTTCTTTCTTTGAAATTTGCTTCTCTTGCTAAGGCAAGAAATGAAGAACGCCGAATAAAAAAGTGCAAAAACAGGAGGTACATTGAAAACTACATCAAATTCCACGTAGAGCATCCCGACACGTAA
- a CDS encoding MGMT family protein, with the protein MKKNNIHKDNSSFFAMVYDVARQIPCGRVTSYGAIAEYLGSKSSSRMVGWAMNQSHSQKKPVPAHRVVNRNGILTGKHHFGGSNLMKQLLENEGIKVVDDQIINFKQHFWDPNKELNF; encoded by the coding sequence ATGAAAAAAAATAATATTCATAAAGATAACTCCTCTTTTTTTGCAATGGTTTATGATGTAGCAAGACAAATACCTTGTGGCAGGGTAACTTCCTATGGGGCTATCGCAGAATATCTCGGCAGCAAAAGCTCTTCCCGTATGGTAGGCTGGGCTATGAACCAATCGCATAGCCAAAAAAAACCTGTTCCTGCACACAGGGTGGTAAATCGTAATGGTATTCTTACGGGAAAACATCATTTTGGCGGTAGTAACCTTATGAAACAATTACTGGAAAACGAGGGGATAAAAGTTGTTGATGACCAGATAATAAATTTTAAACAGCATTTTTGGGACCCAAACAAAGAACTAAACTTTTAA
- a CDS encoding PKD domain-containing protein, translating into MKNLFLLLFVIFSFQLFSQEKQQSFKYLYPYDDVLIKQKCLENPDIATKYIIYEENLRNIINASKSGVLTGEKADTLINGRRIIPVVFHVVHFGGTENISKEQIEDAINLINIDYNKLNADTGVSNTYPAFNAIRANCNMEFRLAKVDPDGNCTDGIVRHYDPQTNYGYFQTMTDYCWTPSRYLNIFTVNFIYPEGMALPDGAFIGGMSPFPPSNTLSQALTGGDTLADGVLIRHDCIGSIGTATDMGGMPINAQNRTFTHESGHYFNLYHPFQNLMFGMIPTTDGCPSLIAPNGDEVDDTPPVQAATQNTSISCYVPGSRNTCTNDDPDLPDMIENFMDYQWGYCTNIFTEGQYDRIDATMMSDRRKLWSKENLIYTGVLDTSASVCAPIAEFFPGSNMVCAGSNILFTDYSYSGNVQEWLWTFDGGDPSTSTDPNPSVTYNTPGIYNVKLKVSNTYGSDSLTKQNLITVKSIDAGAATPFVEDFENTMLNNGWTLINNAGNAWEITDTAYYSGLKSIRIKNFSGNIAGSTDELITPSYDFTGLPTDGTPFLKFKLAYAGKIIPGTLGLTEADTAYDMLKVYSSTDCGKSWSLKYEESGEDLASTLPTQNSFAPNSETQWKEIVRPLPYMYLTNNHVMLRFVFYSNSGNNLYVDDINITSNILGIGDMDLPRISLSVNPNPVSDISELSFSLSASANTKIIVYNILGKEIMMLEDKNLSAGKHLYTLNKNDIGPAGIYFIKASFENYTLVEKFVVK; encoded by the coding sequence ATGAAAAATTTATTTCTATTATTATTTGTTATTTTTTCTTTTCAGCTATTTTCCCAAGAAAAGCAACAATCTTTTAAGTATTTGTATCCCTATGATGATGTTTTAATTAAACAAAAATGTCTTGAAAACCCAGACATAGCCACGAAATATATTATTTATGAAGAAAATCTAAGAAACATCATTAATGCATCAAAATCCGGCGTTTTAACGGGAGAAAAAGCCGACACGCTTATTAACGGGCGCAGAATTATTCCCGTTGTTTTTCATGTTGTACATTTTGGTGGCACTGAAAATATAAGCAAAGAACAAATTGAAGACGCCATTAATCTTATAAATATTGATTACAACAAGCTCAATGCAGATACAGGTGTAAGTAATACATATCCGGCTTTTAACGCTATAAGGGCCAATTGTAATATGGAATTCCGCCTGGCAAAAGTTGACCCTGACGGAAATTGTACCGATGGCATAGTAAGGCATTATGACCCTCAGACAAATTATGGATATTTTCAAACCATGACAGACTACTGCTGGACACCCAGCCGTTACCTTAATATTTTTACTGTAAATTTTATTTATCCCGAAGGTATGGCTTTGCCTGATGGTGCTTTTATCGGAGGCATGTCACCTTTTCCACCAAGCAATACTTTGTCGCAAGCCCTTACAGGTGGCGATACGCTGGCAGATGGTGTTTTAATTCGCCATGATTGCATTGGGAGCATAGGAACGGCAACAGATATGGGCGGTATGCCTATAAACGCACAAAACAGGACTTTTACTCATGAAAGCGGACATTATTTTAATCTGTATCATCCCTTTCAGAACCTGATGTTCGGCATGATCCCCACTACCGACGGCTGCCCCTCATTGATAGCGCCCAACGGGGATGAGGTTGATGATACTCCCCCCGTACAGGCGGCAACCCAAAACACATCTATTTCTTGTTATGTTCCGGGAAGTCGCAACACATGCACAAATGATGATCCGGATTTACCAGACATGATTGAAAACTTTATGGATTACCAATGGGGGTATTGCACAAATATTTTTACAGAAGGCCAATATGACAGAATAGATGCAACCATGATGTCGGACAGAAGAAAACTCTGGTCAAAAGAAAATCTGATTTACACTGGTGTACTGGACACCTCTGCTTCTGTGTGTGCTCCCATTGCTGAGTTTTTTCCGGGTTCAAATATGGTTTGTGCCGGCAGCAACATATTATTTACAGATTATTCTTATTCGGGTAATGTACAGGAATGGCTATGGACATTTGATGGCGGAGACCCGTCAACTTCAACTGATCCAAATCCCTCTGTAACCTATAATACACCGGGTATATACAATGTAAAACTTAAAGTTAGCAATACTTATGGCAGCGACTCTCTGACAAAACAAAATCTTATAACTGTTAAATCTATTGATGCCGGGGCTGCCACACCCTTTGTTGAAGACTTTGAAAACACAATGTTAAATAATGGCTGGACCTTAATAAACAACGCAGGAAATGCATGGGAAATAACTGACACGGCATATTATTCGGGGTTGAAATCTATTCGTATTAAAAATTTTAGTGGAAATATTGCCGGAAGTACAGATGAACTTATTACACCTTCTTATGATTTTACAGGACTTCCGACCGATGGTACCCCGTTTTTAAAATTTAAACTGGCATATGCCGGGAAAATAATACCCGGAACTTTGGGTTTGACCGAAGCGGATACTGCCTACGATATGCTTAAAGTATATAGCTCAACAGATTGCGGAAAATCATGGTCTCTTAAATATGAAGAAAGCGGAGAAGACCTGGCAAGCACATTACCTACACAAAACAGTTTTGCCCCAAATTCGGAGACACAATGGAAAGAAATAGTTAGGCCGTTACCATATATGTATCTTACCAACAACCATGTAATGCTTCGGTTTGTATTTTATTCCAATAGCGGAAATAATTTATATGTTGACGACATTAATATTACATCAAATATACTTGGCATTGGGGATATGGATTTGCCACGAATAAGTTTATCTGTTAATCCAAATCCTGTTTCAGATATCTCAGAGCTAAGCTTTAGTTTATCTGCCTCTGCAAACACCAAAATTATTGTGTATAACATACTTGGAAAAGAAATCATGATGTTAGAAGACAAAAACC